From one Dermacentor silvarum isolate Dsil-2018 chromosome 3, BIME_Dsil_1.4, whole genome shotgun sequence genomic stretch:
- the LOC119445744 gene encoding monocarboxylate transporter 5 → MDRCWMVPVAMAASAFLICMPWTWFGVLLVFFVEKFGITRETASWPKSIATMLSQLSGLVVYALQRRIKTFYIVLLSTILTSAAFTLSAFAPNIFWMTITLGIIHGLGHGIFLTSSTIYTLLHFNKYRAIATSFIFIAFGLSAVVSQFVLTGLVEVYYLEGALLLYGAILMNSFVIVVLARNPSPFRLGGKRNSPGIVEDALFKERSYGATGDGNAFPKSSEKRRCSDQTEKATQPESSTLKQVLALFSMPSFYVLLGAILVGDYSGVEFLTTIVDYGMDKGIELDSATNLVTFSSIGQLVGRIGVPLLADCLPSTRRPLYAFSFVVFGVCMMAMPQVTYIAPAVALATLAGMAQGYILCIRFVLLAEYLGVERTAASSGIIGVVMVPVSLVSPVIIGKFRDATGSYDSYYQVLGIINLVTAVFFATYDFCQKKSPTGVHS, encoded by the exons ATGGATCGTTGCTGGATGGTGCCGGTTGCAATGGCTGCATCTGCATTCCTGATATGCATGCCCTGGACATGGTTCGGGGTCCTCCTCGTATTTTTCGTGGAAAAGTTTGGTATAACGAGGGAGACGGCTTCATGGCCAAAAAGCATCGCCACTATGCTAAGCCAGCTTTCAG GATTGGTCGTCTATGCCCTTCAACGACGCATCAAGACCTTCTACATCGTGTTGCTTAGCACGATTCTCACATCTGCGGCGTTTACCTTGTCGGCGTTTGCTCCCAACATTTTCTGGATGACAATAACATTAGGGATTATTCACG GCTTGGGACATGGAATCTTCCTCACATCGTCCACCATATACACACTGCTGCATTTCAACAAGTACCGTGCCATCGCCACATCCTTCATTTTCATCGCATTTGGTTTGTCAGCTGTAGTCAGCCAGTTCGTACTCACCGGGCTGGTGGAAGTTTATTACCTGGAAGGAGCACTCTTGTTGTACGGGGCAATTCTCATGAACTCATTCGTGATTGTTGTGTTGGCCAGGAACCCTTCCCCATTCAGACTTGGTGGCAAACGAAACAGCCCTGGAATTGTTGAAGATGCACTTTTCAAGGAGCGGAGTTATGGAGCTACAGGCGATGGCAACGCATTTCCCAAAAG TTCAGAAAAACGACGGTGCTCCGACCAAACAGAGAAAGCGACACAGCCCGAAAGCAGTACCTTGAAGCAAGTCCTGGCCCTCTTCAGCATGCCTTCATTTTACGTCCTTCTTGGAGCCATCCTTGTTGGAGACTACAGTGGCGTCGAGTTCCTGACGACAATCGTCGATTACGGGATGGACAAAGGCATCGAGCTTGACAGCGCGACAAATTTGGTGACGTTCTCTTCAATAGGCCAACTTGTGGGCCGAATCGGGGTTCCACTGCTAGCGGACTGTTTGCCTTCAACCCGCCGACCTCTGTACGCGTTTAGCTTTGTAGTATTCGGCGTCTGCATGATGGCAATGCCACAAGTGACTTATATTGCGCCGGCGGTAGCGTTAGCAACCCTGGCGGGAATGGCGCAAGGATACATCTTGTGCATCCGATTCGTGCTTCTCGCTGAATACCTTGGTGTGGAGAGGACTGCGGCCTCCAGTGGTATCATCGGCGTGGTCATGGTGCCGGTGTCGTTGGTCAGTCCAGTAATCATAG GAAAATTTCGGGATGCAACCGGATCGTACGACAGCTACTACCAGGTGCTGGGAATCATCAACTTGGTCACCGCTGTTTTCTTCGCTACGTACGATTTCTGCCAGAAGAAGAGTCCAACAGGTGTTCACTCTTAA